Genomic window (Vigna radiata var. radiata cultivar VC1973A chromosome 1, Vradiata_ver6, whole genome shotgun sequence):
ACCAGTAATTTTGTATAGATCTTGCCGGCTGGTAGAAACTGCAAGTCAAATGCTGAGTAAGCAATAGGTGAGGGTACTATGTTTGTAAAGGTATGACTAAAACAGAACTTTACTAAGGGAAAAGTTAAGTACATGGAAGTGAAACTCATAACAGGATATATCCTATATCCAACTTAGTAAGTGACTCCATTCTCTACTTCTTTCTCCATTGCTTATGAAACCAGTGTCGATTTCCTGTCAGTTTCTACACTTTGTTTAGGCTTCACGGGTGGCAATTTGTCTAACACCCAACTTGGTGAAGAATTAAGCCACAGCACTTCACCAGTTTCTTTGTGCTTGAAATCAGGAGCTTTTTTATTCCTCTGATGATCAAAATGAGCTATCAACTCAATACACAATCCAATAAAGTgatataaatttgtaaatatttaagaacACAAGGACAATTCTGAAAATGGGTTACCTTATTTACTCTATTATCCCACCATTTAGCCGGATTTTGCACCAAATCATTCCAGTACACATCACCACCTAAAACCAGGTTGAGACATGCGCacttcaaaaaacaaaatacgATGACCAAACAGAAATGGAAAGTGAAATTGAAGTAGGACACGAGGAATCTTAAGTTGAAGGTCCAAAACAAACACGAGACACTGGGCAAAGATAAAAATGGAGATATCTACACAAACCTTTACTATCCTTTGCTTTTTTGGATTTAAGAACGGGAACTTCAAATTCAAGCCCTTTCAGTGTGGGTAAAATCCATGTTTCACCCTTGCCAAGCCAGAGGGAAACACTGCCATCCTTGCGCTTGAAATCAGGGTGCTTTGGATGTACCTGCACTAAATATATAAAGGGATAAAAGGATCGTCCGGATAAATtagacaaaagaaagaaagatacaTCGAGTGAAGTCATTAATCACTAGTTCATTACCAATCCATTTTGTTTGCTGTCACGGAAATCATACCACTGCTTTGGCTTATCTAAAAGGTCTATCCAAGAACTCATTGAAGAATCTGGGCTTTTCTTCGCAGAGGCTgttaaaacaaaccaaattgCAAATTGTTGGAAAGTTTAAACAACCCAATTATGGACGTACTTAACATGTATATACTTACATATTGATTGTTTTGGTTCAGGTTTCAAATCaattgtcaccaactctaattTCTCATGGACCCATTTGGGAGTTGAGCTATTGATAAAGAGTAATTCACCATTTGTCTTTCTTTCAAAAGCTGCACCTTTTGGATTCTCCTACATTAATTTGTAACGGATGTCAGAAAACAAATTTCAAGGAAGCATCATCAGTCATGGCCAAATATTAAAGGTGCATGACAAAACCAACCAGGGAGAAAATTCCAACCTCTGTTGAACGCAGATCCCACCATTCAACGGGGTTATCAAGGAGATCCTTCCAAGAATTGTCTTTGTCCAGCTCTTTACTCTTCTTGGCACGGATATTCTTCCTTGATGGATTGATGTCATGCTTCTCACTTTCTAATAAGATAGAAACAGAACATGTCCAAAAGAAATATCAAGTTCACGGAAGTCAATGCTAAAACCACACCACACACTGacaaaattttcactttcatcTAATATCATAAATACTAGCTACCATCCTCGAATTAACTTGCTCTGTTGGGTTCTTTTCTCGTTCTGTTTAGGAGCATATCTTATCCTCCTTATAGCTGtattttcccttcttttcttcaactaAAATTTCCTTTAGACTAAATTAATCCCTGAAACTATCTGGAAACTTTTAAGCAGACTCTccaaatagaagagaaaaaagaaaattgtaatcGTTGGGGCTTCTAAAACCATCATCATAAATGATCATAGATCATTTCAAGTTGTCCCAAACCATCTCAATCACAAAAATTTTACAGGATCAAGAATCCAATTACATTTTTCTCtcactaatttattttaagaattctCAAATAGTTGAGACATACCGACTAGTTTAGCCTttctttcatcaattttttaatatgaaaaaaaaaaaacataaaattatgaAGGCAAGAGCATTTAGTCAGACATTAGGCTAATGACTGTTTGAGCATACACAAATTGTATCCATGTAACAAAGAAAGACGTTTTGGCGGTGTCAATAAATGAAGTACTGCCGAGATCAGAGGACATTAGGGAAATAAACGAGAAGGGAGGACTTACGGGAGAAAGGAAGTATTTTGGTGGTTGAAGATGCGGATGTAGTGTTGAGTTGGGGATATCCTTGAACAAAGTTCAGGGTTTGCACCATAACCTGTTGTAGATAGTGAAGATGAGAAGTGGGAGTGTAACAGAAGATAAGATATTATAAGAAAGAGAGAGGTACCTGGATATTGCTTTGATGGTGGTTTTGTTGGGGGTGTAGTGGATGACCATCATCAGTGGTGAGATTTCCAGCAATGTGGATGAAATCATTGAGTTTGAGATGGCATTTGGCGGTATGAGCGAGGTCACCCTTGAATAGAAGCGGAATCCTGAAATGGGGAGATAGTGTAGTTATTATAATAACAGCaaagaagagaaaggaaacagagaGAGCAGCGTACGAGAGGAAAGGAGAAGAAGGGGACTCTTGGCGCGTGATGACGGCGGTGGCCCAGGCGTTGCCTTCGGGAGATTCGTGGAACTGAGGAGGCGTGAGAAGCTGACCGATTAGATCGACGGCGTTAGCCAGTTTGGGCTGAAAAGGAATCTCCGGTGGGGTGGGTTTGGAGAGGCGAGTGCGGTAGGAACGGAGAAGAAGAATGAGAGGGGAAACCGAAGAATCCCGGCCACCTTTGCCAAACTGTCGTAGCACCCAACCATTCATTTCGCTTACTGCGCAGGAACCAATCgaactatgaatgaatgaaatgaaACCAACACCTTTGTTTTAGGTtacctaattttttaaaactataaaacatatTATGTCGGTCCTGATTTgttcttaaaattgaatacttatGGTTATTTATAATCGAATTTGCTTAAGGGCAACAACACACATGTTCGTTTTTCCAACAGTGCTGCCACTTCTTACTAAAGTTTTATGCTTTAGCAAACATTTTCTGTTTCGATGATTAAGGTTTTCACCCAGCAAAGGAAACTAGGTCTAGTGATGACCTTTCATAATTGGTTGTTTTTTGTCTGTATGTAGATGGAGTAGTCTTAtattccattttcattttaaaacatgtataaaatgtgctttaaacattaaaaaacagtaaactttgaattatttaaacACATGTTACATAAAAGGTAGTTTTGTTAATGGTGGGGATATCCAAGAAAAACTAAGATAAGGATATCCAAGGAGTGGTGAAGAAAAAGTGTGCAGAAGTGATGgggggagaagaagaagaagcagctTCAAGAACTCCGTTGCTCTCCGGCAGAAAACCTTCCTCTTGGACATATGGCAGCATTCTGGTGGTGGCTTCCATGTGGCTCCTGACGGCCCTGGCCCTGACCCTGTACTTCTCCTCAGACCCTGTCTCCTCCTCGCTCCTCCCTCACCCCGTCGTCATCCTCGTTTCCTCTGACGGCTTCCGTTTCGGATACCAGTTCAAAACTCCCACTCCCAACATCCACCGTTTGATTCAGAACGGCACGGAGGCTGAGACCGGCCTCATCTCCGTCTTCCCCACCCTCACGTTCCCCAATCNNNNNNNNNNNNNNNNNNNNNNNNNNNNNNNNNNNNNNNNNNNNNNNNNNNNNNNNNNNNNNNNNNNNNNNNNNNNNNNNNNNNNNNNNNNNNNNNNNNNNNNNNNNNNNNNNNNNNNNNNNNNNNNNNNNNNNNNNNNNNNNNNNNNNNNNNNNNNNNNNNNNNNNNNNNNNNNNNNNNNNNNNNNNNNNNNNNNNNNNNNNNNNNNNNNNNNNNNNNNNNNNNNNNNNNNNNNNNNNNNNNNNNNNNNNNNNNNNNNNNNNNNNNNNNNNNNNNNNNNNNNNNNNNNNNNNNNNNNNNNNNNNNNNNNNNNNNNNNNNNNNNNNNNNNNNNNNNNNNNNNNNNNNNNNNNNNNNNNNNNNNNNNNNNNNNNNNNNNNNNNNNNNNNNNNNNNNNNNNNNNNNNNNNNNNNNNNNNNNNNNNNNNNNNNNNNNNNNNNNNNNNNNNNNNNNNNNNNNNNNNNNNNNNNNNNNNNNNNNNNNNNNNNNNNNNNNNNNNNNNNNNNNNNNNNNNNNNNNNNNNNNNNNNNNNNNNNNNNNNNNNNNNNNNNNNNNNNNNNNNNNNNNNNNNNNNNNNNNNNNNNNNNNNNNNNNNNNNNNNNNNNNNNNNNNNNNNNNNNNNNNNNNNNNNNNNNNNNNNNNNNNNNNNNNNNNNNNNNNNNNNNNNNNNNNNNNNNNNNNNNNNNNNNNNNNNNNNNNNNNNNNNNNNNNNNNNNNNNNNNNNNNNNNNNNNNNNNNNNNNNNNNNNNNNNNNNNNNNNNNNNNNNNNNNNNNNNNNNNNNNNNNNNNNNNNNNNNNNNNNNNNNNNNNNNNNNNNNNNNNNNNNNNNNNNNNNNNNNNNNNNNNNNNNNNNNNNNNNNNNNNNNNNNNNNNNNNNNNNNNNNNNNNNNNNNNNNNNNNNNNNNNNNNNNNNNNNNNNNNNNNNNNNNNNNNNNNNNNNNNNNNNNNNNNNNNNNNNNNNNNNNNNNNNNNNNNNNNNNNNNNNNNNNNNNNNNNNNNNNNNNNNNNNNNNNNNNNNNNNNNNNNNNNNNNNNNNNNNNNNNNNNNNNNNNNNNNNNNNNNNNNNNNNNNNNNNNNNNNNNNNNNNNNNNNNNNNNNNNNNNNNNNNNNNNNNNNNNNNNNNNNNNNNNNNNNNNNNNNNNNNNNNNNNNNNNNNNNNNNNNNNNNNNNNNNNNNNNNNNNNNNNNNNNNNNNNNNNNNNNNNNNNNNNNNNNNNNNNNNNNNNNNNNNNNNNNNNNNNNNNNNNNNNNNNNNNNNNNNNNNNNNNNNNNNNNNNNNNNNNNNNNNNNNNNNNNNNNNNNNNNNNNNNNNNNNNNNNNNNNNNNNNNNNNNNNNNNNNNNNNNNNNNNNNNNNNNNNNNNNNNNNNNNNNNNNNNNNNNNNNNNNNNNNNNNNNNNNNNNNNNNNNNNNNNNNNNNNNNNNNNNNNNNNNNNNNNNNNNNNNNNNNNNNNNNNNNNNNNNNNNNNNNNNNNNNNNNNNNNNNNNNNNNNNNNNNNNNNNNNNNNNNNNNNNNNNNNNNNNNNNNNNNNNNNNNNNNNNNNNNNNNNNNNNNNNNNNNNNNNNNNNNNNNNNNNNNNNNNNNNNNNNNNNNNNNNNNNNNNNNNNNNNNNNNNNNNNNNNNNNNNNNNNNNNNNNNNNNNNNNNNNNNNNNNNNNNNNNNNNNNNNNNNNNNNNNNNNNNNNNNNNNNNNNNNNNNNNNNNNNNNNNNNNNNNNNNNNNNNNNNNNNNNNNNNNNNNNNNNNNNNNNNNNNNNNNNNNNNNNNNNNNNNNNNNNNNNNNNNNNNNNNNNNNNNNNNNNNNNNNNNNNNNNNNNNNNNNNNNNNNNNNNNNNNNNNNNNNNNNNNNNNNNNNNNNNNNNNNNNNNNNNNNNNNNNNNNNNNNNNNNNNNNNNNNNNNNNNNNNNNNNNNNNNNNNNNNNNNNNNNNNNNNNNNNNNNNNNNNNNNNNNNNNNNNNNNNNNNNNNNNNNNNNNNNNNNNNNNNNNNNNNNNNNNNNNNNNNNNNNNNNNNNNNNNNNNNNNNNNNNNNNNNNNNNNNNNNNNNNNNNNNNNNNNNNNNNNNNNNNNNNNNNNNNNNNNNNNNNNNNNNNNNNNNNNNNNNNNNNNNNNNNNNNNNNNNNNNNNNNNNNNNNNNNNNNNNNNNNNNNNNNNNNNNNNNNNNNNNNNNNNNNNNNNNNNNNNNNNNNNNNNNNNNNNNNNNNNNNNNNNNNNNNNNNNNNNNNNNNNNNNNNNNNNNNNNNNNNNNNNNNNNNNNNNNNNNNNNNNNNNNNNNNNNNNNNNNNNNNNNNNNNNNNNNNNNNNNNNNNNNNNNNNNNNNNNNNNNNNNNNNNNNNNNNNNNNNNNNNNNNNNNNNNNNNNNNNNNNNNNNNNNNNNNNNNNNNNNNNNNNNNNNNNNNNNNNNNNNNNNNNNNNNNNNNNNNNNNNNNNNNNNNNNNNNNNNNNNNNNNNNNNNNNNNNNNNNNNNNNNNNNNNNNNNNNNNNNNNNNNNNNNNNNNNNNNNNNNNNNNNNNNNNNNNNNNNNNNNNNNNNNNNNNNNNNNNNNNNNNNNNNNNNNNNNNNNNNNNNNNNNNNNNNNNNNNNNNNNNNNNNNNNNNNNNNNNNNNNNNNNNNNNNNNNNNNNNNNNNNNNNNNNNNNNNNNNNNNNNNNNNNNNNNNNNNNNNNNNNNNNNNNNNNNNNNNNNNNNNNNNNNNNNNNNNNNNNNNNNNNNNNNNNNNNNNNNNNNNNNNNNNNNNNNNNNNNNNNNNNNNNNNNNNNNNNNNNNNNNNNNNNNNNNNNNNNNNNNNNNNNNNNNNNNNNNNNNNNNNNNNNNNNNNNNNNNNNNNNNNNNNNNNNNNNNNNNNNNNNNNNNNNNNNNNNNNNNNNNNNNNNNNNNNNNNNNNNNNNNNNNNNNNNNNNNNNNNNNNNNNNNNNNNNNNNNNNNNNNNNNNNNNNNNNNNNNNNNNNNNNNNNNNNNNNNNNNNNNNNNNNNNNNNNNNNNNNNNNNNNNNNNNNNNNNNNNNNNNNNNNNNNNNNNNNNNNNNNNNNNNNNNNNNNNNNNNNNNNNNNNNNNNNNNNNNNNNNNNNNNNNNNNNNNNNNNNNNNNNNNNNNNNNNNNNNNNNNNNNNNNNNNNNNNNNNNNNNNNNNNNNNNNNNNNNNNNNNNNNNNNNNNNNNNNNNNNNNNNNNNNNNNNNNNNNNNNNNNNNNNNNNNNNNNNNNNNNNNNNNNNNNNNNNNNNNNNNNNNNNNNNNNNNNNNNNNNNNNNNNNNNNNNNNNNNNNNNNNNNNNNNNNNNNNNNNNNNNNNNNNNNNNNNNNNNNNNNNNNNNNNNNNNNNNNNNNNNNNNNNNNNNNNNNNNNNNNNNNNNNNNNNNNNNNNNNNNNNNNNNNNNNNNNNNNNNNNNNNNNNNNNNNNNNNNNNNNNNNNNNNNNNNNNNNNNNNNNNNNNNNNNNNNNNNNNNNNNNNNNNNNNNNNNNNNNNNNNNNNNNNNNNNNNNNNNNNNNNNNNNNNNNNNNNNNNNNNNNNNNNNNNNNNNNNNNNNNNNNNNNNNNNNNNNNNNNNNNNNNNNNNNNNNNNNNNNNNNNNNNNNNNNNNNNNNNNNNNNNNNNNNNNNNNNNNNNNNNNNNNNNNNNNNNNNNNNNNNNNNNNNNNNNNNNNNNNNNNNNNNNNNNNNNNNNNNNNNNNNNNNNNNNNNNNNNNNNNNNNNNNNNNNNNNNNNNNNNNNNNNNNNNNNNNNNNNNNNNNNNAGCTCTCACGCGTATCTGCAAGCTACTGTAATAAACTACTATTGACATTTTAGAACAtgctaaaataaattactttagtAACCATTTTTTTGTTACCATTTGAGGAGTAGAATTCAAGTTTGCCCAGGacttttttccattttagaaTGCTCCGTCTCTCTCAATGTGATGATgctatttgtttgtgtttggtCCATTCCATTCTATGCAGATGTCCTCACTAACTAGACCGTCTTTGACAGCTTATGAACTTTAGAATGTTTAATTACTGATGTGAAATGCTAGGATATTGGTAGAGTTTCCATGGGAATAAGTTAATTACTTTGCTTTTACTCTGTCTCGATTGTTAGTCATTTTTTATGGATTACTGAAGTGTAATGTGTTTTTCTCAGCCTTTTgttcttaaaattgaatacttatggttatttataatcaaatttgcTTAAGGGCAACACACATGTTCATTTTTCCAACAGTGCTGCCACTTCTTACTAAAGTTTTATGCTTTAGCAAACATTTTCTGTTTCGATGATTAGGGTTTTCACCCATAGTTGTGTAGCAAAGGAAACTAGGTTTAGTGATGACCTTTCATAAATGGTTGTTATTTGACTGTATGTTGATGGAGTAGTCTTATggaatcattttcattttaaaataggttaaatatatgttttggtcctcatatttgtattatgccgatctcaatttggtcatcatatttttttttgtctcaattgggtcctataatttgtaaaaatgagacAATTAAGTCTTCGCCGTTAACTAATAACTAACGTCGTCTGTTATTGATGATGTGGTGGACAGAGAATTGACTCACTTGTAAAAGATATATACgtggaatataaatatataaaataaaacttttgagGTGGAAttaggttttttaatttaagttttttaattgaatcagAAAAGAGGAATGAGGGGTTTAACCATTTCCAGCCTCATTCACTCCAGAAAAGAAATTGAGACCTAGAGTTTCTTATCCAATGAAATCCAAAAGGGGAATTCGCCCTCTCCGCCTGCACGCTGCCGCCTCCGCTAAGTCGAACACCGCAAGCCGGGAGCCAGGATGTCGTCGGCATCACTGGTCGCCGTCAAAGTCATTGTCGCCGCCGGCTCCTTCACGTCATGTCTTTGCCGCTACAGCAAAACCAGTCACCGCCGCCGCCGTCCACAAAGCTTCGTAACCCTAACAGCCAGGCCCAAAGCTTCCTAACCCTAACAGAAACATTAGGGGTCTGCCAGCAGTGCTCCCATTTTGATCAAATGTCTAGAGATTTAGGGTCTCTCtcgaggagaaagaaaaaacttcaTGGAATCCCGTCTTTGCTGCAGTTGTGCCCACCGTCTCCACCGCCAAAATCAAACGCTAGGAGCCACGATTTAAGGCGTCGCCAACGATGTCATTCGCTACCGGAGCTCCCGCCAGCCATCGCAAGGGTTCTTACCTCTCTTGCGCGAGAGACCCTCTCGTTCGCTGACCGTTCTTCGTCGTAGGGGTGCCGCTGTTGCCGTCGAGCCTACCGTCAGCACTACCAAGAGCTGGTGGCGCCTCCTAGGGTCGGCGGTGTTGTGCCTGTCCTTTTCCCGTTCTCTTCACGCAAGGTTATCCTCTTGCTGATGAACATCGCCGTTGCCACCAAGCCAGGGCTGCCGCATTGACAGTCGCGAATCGCCGTCTGAGGCGTCGCCTAGTGGCGCTGATCACTGCCACAACCTCTGTCGGCCACCGCAccagctctttcttcttcctctatttcTCTGTTCTGTTTTGATTTATGTGTATATTCTATTGTATGTGCAATGAACTGGAAGAGAGGATttgatgtatgtatgtgtgATGAACTGTTTGCGGAGGTAAATGAGAAGAAGAGGTTCTTGTTTCAATTGAAAATTTGGCTtggtgatgaaaaaaaaaaagagagaatatgCGAAGGATGGGTTAGGCTTTTTCTTGCAGGAAAATGCCCCCGAGGGGTTTTGATCATATCAATCAGAGACGATGATGGCTACCGGTCCGTCAAAATCTatcattttttacattaaaatccACGTAAGCTAATTCTCTGTCCATCACATCATCAATAAAAGACTGCGTTAGTCATTAGTTAACGgtgagggcttaattgcctcatttttacaaattataggatTCAATTGAgaccaaaaaaaatatgatgaccaaattgagattgacatacaaatatgaggaccaagacatatatttaacctttaaaatatgtataaaatgtcgctttaaacattaaaaaacagtaaactttgaattatttaaacACATGTTACATAAATGGTGGGGATATGCAagaaggaaaaacttcttttttgacaacacttttttaacaattttttgacaacgcatatgtggcagcttgtgattggtcaattttaaataatttttaaacataaattcaaacagatcaataaaataataatacgtgtcccgttgtaaaaaaattgtcaaaaagtgttgtgaaATATCATTCTCCATGCAAGAAAAACTAAGATAACGAGATCCAAGGAGTGAAAGAAAAAGTGTGCAGAAGTGATGGGGGTGGAAGAAGAAGCAGCTTCAAGAACTCCGTTGCTCTCCGGTAGAAACCCTTCCTCTTGGACATATGGCAGCATTCTGGTGGTGGCTTCCATGTGGCTCCTGACGGCCTTGCTCCTGGCCCTGTACTTCTCCTCAGACCCTGTCTCCTCCTCGCCCCTCCCTCACCCCGTCGTCATCCTCGTTTCCTCCGACGGCTTCCGTTTCGGATACCAGTTCAAAACNCCCACTCCCAACATCCACCGTTTGATTCAGAACGGCACGGAGGCTGAGACCGGCCTCATCNCCGTCTTCCCCACCCTCACGTTCCCCAATCACTACTCCATCGTCACCGGCCTCTACCCTCCCCACCATGGCATTGTCAACAACGTCTTCTACGACCCCATTACCGCCGAAAAGTTCTCCATGAGCAACCACGACCCCAAGTGGTGGCTTGGCCAGCCACTTTGGGAGACCGCCCTCCTCAACGGCCTCTCCGCCGCCGCCTACTTCTGGCCAGGCTCCGAGGTCCACAAAGGCCCCTGGAATTGCCCCGAGGCCTTCTGCCNANTCTACAATGGCTCTGTCCCCTTTGAGGAAAGAGTCGACACCGTTTTGAGCTACTTCGATTTACCTCCTCACCAAATACCCTCTTTCATTNCTCTCTATTTNNAGGANCCTGATCANCAGGGTCACCAGGTTGGACCTGATGNTTCTGAGATCANTGATGCTGTTGCCAGAATCGACGCCNTGATAGGGAGGCTCATCCAGGGCTTGGAACACAGAGGCGTTTTCGAGGATGTTCATGTTATTTTGGTCGGTGACCATGGCATGGTAGGTACGTGCGACACAAAGCTTATCTCTTTGGTTGATTTGGCACCTTGGNTCCAGATTCCTCNANATTGGATCNAGTATACCACCCCATTGCTGNCTATTCGCCCTCCTCCTTCCGTTGACCCAGCGTATGTTGTTGCTAAGATTAACGAAGGGTTGAGNTCTGGGAAGGTCGAGAATGGGGGGAGGTTGAAGGTTTATCTGAAGGAGGATTTGCCTGAGAGGCTTCATTATTCNGACAGCGATCGGNTTACGCCCATTGTTGGTTTGGCNGACGAGGGTTTCAAGGTTCAGTTGAATCGAACCGGTAAGAAGGAATGTGGCGGTGCTCATGGTTACGACAATGCGTTTTTCTCNATGAGGNCTATTTTTATTGGACATGGTCCTAGGTTTCCCAGAGGAAGGAAGATACCCTCCTTTGAGAATGTTCAGATTTATAATCTGGTTACTTCCATTCTTGACATNAAGGGTGCGCCCAATGATGGCTCTGCCACGTTTCCGGATTCTGTTCTTCTGCCTACTACNTGACAACCTAAATTGTGGTCACATAGGTACTTTTGGTGTTGGTTTCCAATCAGAATTGAAGTTTCACACTCACCTTTAATGCAAAATCATTATGCAGGTTGTTGAGANGAAACTTAACTTTTGTATTGCAAAACAGTATTGAAAACACCTATGGAAATTTGTACGAAATAAAACTGAGATTTTTAGTTACGCCTGTTTGTGGAAAGGAACATCATAACATATATTACTATATTGTTAGGTTCTATGAATGGATTGACATGCAATATTTGCCTTTAGGATGATG
Coding sequences:
- the LOC106770650 gene encoding protein OSB3, chloroplastic/mitochondrial, with product MNGWVLRQFGKGGRDSSVSPLILLLRSYRTRLSKPTPPEIPFQPKLANAVDLIGQLLTPPQFHESPEGNAWATAVITRQESPSSPFLSIPLLFKGDLAHTAKCHLKLNDFIHIAGNLTTDDGHPLHPQQNHHQSNIQVMVQTLNFVQGYPQLNTTSASSTTKILPFSQSEKHDINPSRKNIRAKKSKELDKDNSWKDLLDNPVEWWDLRSTEENPKGAAFERKTNGELLFINSSTPKWVHEKLELVTIDLKPEPKQSISSAKKSPDSSMSSWIDLLDKPKQWYDFRDSKQNGLVHPKHPDFKRKDGSVSLWLGKGETWILPTLKGLEFEVPVLKSKKAKDSKGGDVYWNDLVQNPAKWWDNRVNKRNKKAPDFKHKETGEVLWLNSSPSWVLDKLPPVKPKQSVETDRKSTLVS
- the LOC106770641 gene encoding ectonucleotide pyrophosphatase/phosphodiesterase family member 3, which produces MGVEEEAASRTPLLSGRNPSSWTYGSILVVASMWLLTALLLALYFSSDPVSSSPLPHPVVILVSSDGFRFGYQFKTPTPNIHRLIQNGTEAETGLIXVFPTLTFPNHYSIVTGLYPPHHGIVNNVFYDPITAEKFSMSNHDPKWWLGQPLWETALLNGLSAAAYFWPGSEVHKGPWNCPEAFCXXYNGSVPFEERVDTVLSYFDLPPHQIPSFIXLYXXXPDXQGHQVGPDXSEIXDAVARIDAXIGRLIQGLEHRGVFEDVHVILVGDHGMVGTCDTKLISLVDLAPWXQIPXXWIXYTTPLLXIRPPPSVDPAYVVAKINEGLXSGKVENGGRLKVYLKEDLPERLHYSDSDRXTPIVGLADEGFKVQLNRTGKKECGGAHGYDNAFFSMRXIFIGHGPRFPRGRKIPSFENVQIYNLVTSILDXKGAPNDGSATFPDSVLLPTT